In one Palaemon carinicauda isolate YSFRI2023 chromosome 25, ASM3689809v2, whole genome shotgun sequence genomic region, the following are encoded:
- the LOC137618693 gene encoding uncharacterized protein, whose translation MNGKIKQFQKWVDKVDVKTFEQLKDLIVMEEFLRKIPGSINVYLREQNESDPKKAALKADDYALIHKVGKTPYRETRPKETCTYCKQEGHHISECPDPHCAASYLKRKPNPPQFSPKQMNLPKQEPKPKVEKKKTFHCASHESQAFAPFTCSGKINGKPVTILRDTGSSQTIVSPKVIRPKGETHRYVAVNDLTSKSMLPLINVNLHCPYFSGTTDVAVNSELLPCKNVDVILGNDIANSVVLTNLIAVSPGDVVQEECLAVTRSSKKDTPTESSSNPLPVSEPMDFNELMSTYKIQPDSFSYQQRKDVTLQQCFNQVKPKDTNKCSYFYINNNVLMRKFRSSKNSHLETWKDLFQVVVPKDIRPLILELSHSADSHLGITKTYERISQDFYWPNMKNDIKEYVKTCTTCQKTNGALERTHQTIKNLLRKYIHSSGNEWDCDLELIMYIIRGVRNQSTGMSPFELLFGRRPRTILSSVKERILKLGDNEVPISQYISELNRKLSDLHSIAKTNLITAQEKMKINYDKKAKTRSFKVGDAVLLYHPIAGSPLREKYQGPYTITHHISPTNYIIATPDKRKSTQLVHINLLKAYLSPTAESKTVMITSALPYIDCPMDQFTDDPITASWQDSQNSKILENLSDYLQPLYASKCKSLVALFHEFPSITSDKPGRCTMLDHDIKLQPGAAPIKQAFYRTSQKKLGIMKEEVNYLIREGLAEPSASPWASPCLLVGKKNGKFRLCTDYRKINNLTIKDSYPLPRIQDIIDQVSNSTYLTQIDLLKGYYQIKLTETAKEISSFITPFGLFSYNVMPFGLANAPATFQRVMSLILQDLEKVFVYLDDIIIASDTWVNHIQKIKEVFSRLKQHGLTINLAKSNFCKGQVSYLGHRVGSGKVLPHDANISAITSYPVPTTKQELKRFLGMVGYYSKFSPNFSPFTGPLFALTSSKVNFSWSQQHDQIFNQLKTYLSSPPILMAPNLTKPFYLQTDASDLGYGGILLQHPAPIIAITGNLPPLADLLPVSYSSGRFMGSQLNWPTVEKELFAIVATIQRYEIYVDGQDTIYVYSDHSPLSHLHRSTTLNPKLLRWSYILSAHNIQVIAISGRENIVADSLSRITSVDPQEMEKNKNKGGL comes from the exons atgaatggaaagattaaacagtttcagaagtgggtagacaaagtagatgtcaaaactttcgagcagttgaaagatttaatagtaatggaagagttcttaaggaaaataccaggtagcattaatgtgtatctaagagagcagaatgaatctgaccctaagaaagccgctttaaaggcagatgactatgctcttattcataaagtaggtaaaaccccatatagagaaactagacctaaggaaacttgtacatactgcaaacaagaaggacatcatatttcagaatgtcctgatccacattgtgcagcttcatacttaaagagaaaacctaatccccctcaattctctcctaagcaaatgaatctgcccaaacaggaaccaaaacctaaggtggagaagaaaaagaccttccattgtgcatcacacgagtcccaagcgtttgcacccttcacttgctcaggcaaaataaatggtaaacctgtaaccatactcagagacactggatcctctcaaacgatcgtctctcctaaagtaatacgacctaaaggtgaaactcacaggtatgttgcagttaatgacttaaccagtaagtctatgttgcctctcattaatgtaaaccttcattgtccttatttctctggaactactgatgtagctgtaaattcagaactgttaccatgcaagaatgtagatgtaatcctgggtaatgacatagctaactctgttgtcttaacaaacttgatagcagtatctccaggtgatgttgtacaggaggaatgcttagcagtgacacgaagcagtaaaaaggacacccctactgaatcatcatcaaacccgttgccagtctctgaacctatggatttcaacgagttgatgagtacatataagatccagcctgattcatttagctatcaacaaaggaaagatgtcactctacagcagtgtttcaaccaagtgaaaccaaaggataccaacaagtgttcttatttttatattaataataatgtactaatgagaaaattcaggtccagcaagaacagtcatctagaaacctggaaggatctattccaggtagttgttcctaaggatataagacctctgatcctagaattgtctcactctgctgactctcatcttggtatcactaaaacatatgaacgcatcagtcaagacttttattggccaaacatgaagaatgacattaaagagtacgtaaaaacatgtacaacatgtcaaaaa accaatggagcattagaacgcactcaccagaccattaaaaatcttctccggaaatacatccatagttcaggtaacgagtgggattgcgatttggaactgatcatgtacatcatacgaggagttcgaaaccagtctactggtatgtcgccttttgaactactcttcggtcgacggccacgaactatcctcagttcagtcaaagaacgcatcctgaagttgggagataatgaggtacctatttcccaatatatttcagaactcaacaggaaactttcagatcttcactccattgccaaaactaacttgataacagctcaagagaagatgaagattaactatgataaaaaggctaaaaccagaagtttcaaagtaggagatgcagtgctgctataccatccgattgcaggctctcctctacgagagaaataccagggaccatataccatcactcaccatatctcgccaaccaactatataatcgccactccagataagcgtaagtctactcaattagtccacataaacctcttaaaggcctatttgtctccaacagctgaaagtaaaacggtaatgattactagtgccttaccatacatagattgtcctatggatcaatttacagatgatccaataactgcatcttggcaggattctcaaaactcgaagatcttggaaaacttatcagactatctacaacccttatatgcatcaaaatgtaaatctttagtagctttattccatgaatttcctagtataacttcagataaaccaggcagatgcaccatgctagatcatgacatcaaactacaaccaggtgctgcacccattaaacaagctttctatcgaacatcacagaagaaattgggtatcatgaaagaagaagtgaactacttgataagagaaggattggcagaacccagtgcgtcaccatgggcttccccatgtctcctggtaggaaagaaaaatggtaaatttcgtctttgtaccgattacaggaaaattaataatttaacaattaaagattcgtatcctctaccaagaatacaagatatcattgaccaagtaagtaattcgacctacttaacccaaatagatttgttgaagggttattaccaaattaaattgacagaaacggcaaaggaaatttcttcatttatcactccatttggcttatttagttataacgtaatgccatttggattagccaacgcacctgccaccttccaaagagtaatgtctttaattttacaggacttggaaaaagtatttgtatatttagatgacatcattattgcctctgacacctgggtaaaccatattcaaaagataaaagaagttttctcaaggttgaaacaacatggattaacgatcaacttagcaaaaagtaatttttgcaaaggtcaggtatcttaccttggtcatcgagttggcagtggtaaagtattaccccatgatgcaaatattagtgccataacttcttatcctgttccaactaccaaacaggaattaaaaagatttctaggtatggtaggatattactctaagttcagtccaaatttctcaccattcacaggaccactatttgctttaacttcttcaaaagtaaatttttcttggagccaacaacatgatcaaatatttaaccagctaaaaacttacttgtcatctcctcctatattaatggcacctaacctcaccaaaccattctatctccaaacagacgctagtgatcttggatatgggggcattttattacagcatcctgctccaataatagccataacaggaaacctgcccccactagctgatctgttaccagtctcttattccagtggacgatttatgggttcccaactaaattggcccacagtggagaaagaactatttgccatcgtagctaccatccaaagatacgagatttatgttgatggacaagacacgatctacgtctacagcgaccactctcctctgtcgcatctccataggtccactactctcaaccctaaacttttgagatggtcatacatactatctgcacataatatccaagtaattgccatatcaggacgagaaaacattgtggcagactcattatcaaggataacctcggttgatcctcaggaaatggaaaaaaacaaaaacaaggggggactgtga